The following coding sequences lie in one Bordetella genomosp. 9 genomic window:
- a CDS encoding dihydrodipicolinate synthase family protein encodes MRDIDRFKGVIPPTTTPFTQEGALDLGTFRKQIRFMVNAGVHGVCVGGSTGEGHTLDSDELRATWEAAAEELNGRLPLVAGVIINSTRQAVERCSIARQAGAVALQVTPPYYVFKPSEDALVDHFRTIAQESGLPVIIYNVVPWCYLSPALLGRIMREVPQVIGVKQSNGDLKLLADLLAGLPDGKLVLTAVDALLYPSFALGAHGTIAANPAAVPAMVVALWNAVQRGDHATGLALHGKLLRLWNAIFCDDLPACVKYVQSLQGVPLSHPRAPMRLPDEARRRRIDEAFAALELAAAA; translated from the coding sequence ATGCGCGACATCGACCGCTTCAAAGGCGTTATTCCCCCCACCACCACGCCCTTCACGCAGGAAGGCGCGCTGGACCTGGGCACGTTCCGCAAACAGATCCGCTTCATGGTGAATGCCGGCGTGCACGGCGTGTGCGTGGGCGGCAGCACCGGCGAAGGCCATACGCTGGACAGCGACGAACTGCGGGCCACGTGGGAAGCCGCCGCCGAAGAACTGAACGGCCGCCTGCCGCTGGTGGCGGGGGTCATCATCAACAGCACGCGCCAGGCGGTGGAACGCTGCTCCATCGCACGCCAAGCCGGCGCGGTCGCGTTGCAAGTGACGCCGCCCTACTACGTGTTCAAGCCGTCCGAAGACGCGCTGGTCGATCACTTCCGCACCATCGCGCAGGAAAGCGGTCTGCCGGTGATCATCTACAACGTGGTGCCGTGGTGCTATCTGAGCCCGGCGCTGCTGGGCCGCATCATGCGCGAAGTCCCGCAGGTGATCGGGGTCAAGCAAAGCAATGGCGACCTGAAACTGCTGGCCGATCTGCTGGCCGGCCTTCCCGACGGCAAGCTGGTGCTGACCGCCGTGGACGCCCTGCTGTATCCCAGCTTCGCGCTGGGCGCGCACGGCACGATCGCGGCGAACCCGGCGGCCGTGCCGGCCATGGTGGTGGCCCTGTGGAACGCCGTGCAGCGGGGCGACCATGCCACCGGCCTTGCGCTGCACGGCAAGTTGCTGCGTCTGTGGAACGCCATCTTCTGCGACGACCTGCCGGCCTGCGTGAAGTACGTGCAATCGCTGCAGGGCGTGCCGCTGTCGCATCCGCGCGCGCCGATGCGCCTGCCCGACGAGGCGCGCCGCCGCCGCATCGACGAAGCGTTCGCGGCGCTGGAGCTTGCCGCCGCGGCCTGA
- a CDS encoding tripartite tricarboxylate transporter substrate binding protein: MKQSHTRRGFCRAAAGAALMAATLGLAAHAQAAGYPERPINMIVSYGPGGGTDLVARMMAPFLQKYLGNDAHIIVLNRPGAGGAIGFGEIARAQPDGYTIGFINTPNLLTIPIERKTPFTWKQFDLLGNLIDDPGSFAVLNSSPIKSLADLADYAKAHPGAVTVGTTGAGSDDHLAMLRFERATGVKLSHIPYKGAGEVRQAVSSGEIMVGAINVGEVLQYQKGGTPVRFLGQMADTRSPALPDVPTFKEQGYDVVLASLRGLAAPKGLPPDVREKLVAAVARTVQDPEFQAKARDLFAPLRYLPPQEYAKELEAGEASFQALWKVAPWAEK; the protein is encoded by the coding sequence ATGAAGCAGTCCCATACACGCCGCGGTTTCTGCCGCGCCGCCGCCGGCGCGGCCTTGATGGCCGCCACGCTCGGGCTTGCCGCGCACGCGCAGGCGGCCGGCTATCCGGAACGTCCGATCAACATGATCGTGTCCTATGGACCGGGCGGCGGCACCGATCTGGTGGCGCGCATGATGGCGCCCTTTCTGCAGAAGTACCTGGGCAACGACGCGCACATCATCGTGCTGAATCGCCCCGGCGCCGGGGGCGCCATCGGCTTTGGCGAAATCGCGCGTGCGCAGCCGGATGGCTACACCATCGGCTTCATCAACACGCCCAATCTGCTGACCATCCCGATCGAGCGCAAGACGCCTTTTACCTGGAAGCAGTTCGACCTGCTGGGCAATCTGATCGACGACCCCGGCTCCTTCGCCGTGCTGAATTCCAGTCCCATCAAATCCCTTGCCGACCTGGCCGACTACGCCAAAGCGCATCCGGGCGCGGTGACGGTGGGCACCACGGGCGCCGGCTCGGACGACCATCTGGCGATGCTGCGCTTTGAGCGCGCCACGGGCGTGAAGCTCAGCCATATCCCGTACAAGGGCGCCGGCGAAGTGCGGCAGGCCGTCTCCAGCGGCGAAATCATGGTGGGCGCCATCAACGTGGGCGAGGTGCTGCAGTACCAGAAAGGCGGCACGCCGGTCCGCTTCCTGGGCCAGATGGCGGACACGCGGTCCCCGGCCCTGCCCGATGTGCCGACCTTCAAAGAGCAAGGCTACGACGTGGTGCTGGCGTCCCTGCGCGGGCTGGCGGCGCCCAAGGGCCTGCCGCCGGACGTGCGGGAAAAGCTGGTCGCCGCCGTCGCCAGGACGGTCCAGGATCCCGAATTCCAGGCCAAGGCGCGCGATCTGTTCGCGCCGCTGCGGTACTTGCCGCCGCAGGAATACGCCAAGGAACTGGAAGCCGGAGAGGCGTCCTTCCAGGCGCTGTGGAAGGTGGCGCCCTGGGCGGAGAAGTAA
- a CDS encoding motility protein A, which translates to MNKSTLIGIAVAVVTLAAAIFTSAPQAIAFVNLPGLGIVLGGTAAALFIGYPLAEIRRIVPLLRIVFRDEKVDTQRDIDELVSLAHSWAGADVHAVERALQDVSNPFLRTGVQLIIDNTPEEQIVELLQWRIARMRAREQAEAQMFRTMASFAPAFGMLATLIGLVNLMTVLGSQGMDVIGKQMGIALIATFYGILVANLICKPIAIKLERRTEQRLVLMNMVLQGISMMCERRGPAMVRETLNSFMENVEDEIRVQPPKKARGKAAAPAGSRSARAGAGSAAASSTASSTASAAARTSTRTAPTLSTEQLLREAALRGRVTSQRS; encoded by the coding sequence ATGAATAAATCGACCCTGATCGGTATCGCCGTCGCCGTCGTGACCCTGGCCGCCGCCATTTTCACCTCGGCCCCGCAGGCGATCGCCTTCGTCAACCTGCCCGGCCTGGGGATCGTGCTGGGCGGCACGGCCGCCGCGCTGTTCATCGGCTATCCGCTCGCGGAAATCCGCCGCATCGTTCCGTTGCTGCGCATCGTCTTTCGCGACGAAAAGGTGGACACCCAGCGCGACATCGACGAGCTGGTCTCCCTGGCGCATAGCTGGGCGGGCGCGGACGTGCATGCCGTGGAACGCGCCCTGCAGGACGTCTCCAACCCCTTCCTGCGCACCGGCGTGCAGCTGATCATCGACAACACGCCGGAAGAACAGATCGTCGAATTGCTGCAATGGCGCATCGCCCGCATGCGGGCGCGCGAGCAGGCCGAGGCGCAGATGTTCCGCACCATGGCCAGCTTCGCGCCGGCCTTCGGCATGCTGGCCACCCTGATCGGGCTGGTCAACCTGATGACCGTCCTGGGTTCGCAGGGCATGGACGTGATCGGCAAGCAGATGGGCATCGCGCTGATCGCCACGTTCTACGGCATCCTGGTCGCCAACCTGATCTGCAAGCCCATCGCCATCAAGCTGGAGCGGCGCACCGAGCAGCGCCTGGTGCTGATGAACATGGTGCTGCAGGGCATCTCGATGATGTGCGAGCGCCGCGGCCCCGCGATGGTGCGGGAAACGCTGAATTCCTTCATGGAAAACGTCGAAGACGAAATCCGCGTGCAGCCGCCGAAGAAGGCGCGCGGCAAGGCGGCGGCGCCTGCGGGATCCAGGTCCGCCAGGGCCGGCGCCGGATCCGCCGCCGCCTCGTCCACGGCGTCGTCCACCGCGTCGGCTGCAGCCAGGACGTCGACGCGCACGGCGCCCACCTTGTCCACCGAACAATTGCTGCGTGAAGCCGCGCTGCGCGGCCGCGTCACGTCCCAGCGTTCATGA
- a CDS encoding NAD(P)-dependent oxidoreductase → MKIALLGCGEVGHCYAAAWRKAGHTIHAICELRQDADMQARAQNHGAALYAAPGPWLAEADIVVSAVYGHAAKAIAERALPYLRADALYADFTTASAADMRAAAAVAAEKGVPFADVAIMGAIALLAERTPLLCAGTGAQAAAAFTGGCGAPAQAIAGQAGDAVRLKLLRSIMTKGMESLTVECLVAAESLGLRDALYEVLADIDRMPLTRFMDSFVRSHVLHAPRRLAEVREAREQLAQAGLQPLVLDGVERLFARTARGIEAARHGGAPLDLPDTVPARLAWLATLAAQDGAAEADRAKVAS, encoded by the coding sequence ATGAAAATTGCACTGCTGGGATGCGGCGAGGTGGGGCATTGCTACGCCGCCGCGTGGCGCAAGGCGGGCCATACGATTCATGCGATCTGCGAGCTGCGGCAGGACGCGGACATGCAGGCCCGGGCGCAAAACCATGGCGCGGCCTTGTACGCGGCGCCGGGGCCCTGGCTCGCCGAGGCCGACATCGTTGTGTCGGCCGTATACGGCCATGCCGCGAAAGCGATCGCCGAACGGGCGCTGCCTTATCTGCGCGCCGACGCGCTGTACGCGGACTTCACCACGGCCAGCGCGGCCGACATGCGCGCCGCCGCGGCGGTGGCGGCCGAAAAAGGCGTGCCCTTCGCCGACGTGGCCATCATGGGGGCCATCGCCTTGCTGGCCGAGCGCACGCCGCTGCTTTGCGCCGGCACCGGCGCACAGGCCGCGGCGGCCTTCACGGGCGGTTGCGGCGCGCCGGCGCAGGCCATTGCGGGCCAGGCCGGCGATGCGGTGCGCTTGAAGCTGTTGCGCAGCATCATGACCAAGGGCATGGAAAGCCTGACGGTGGAATGCCTGGTCGCCGCCGAAAGCCTGGGCTTGCGCGATGCCCTGTACGAAGTGCTCGCCGACATCGACCGCATGCCGCTGACGCGTTTCATGGATTCCTTCGTCCGTTCGCACGTGCTGCATGCGCCACGGCGCTTGGCCGAAGTGCGCGAGGCCCGCGAACAATTGGCGCAGGCCGGGCTGCAGCCCCTGGTGCTGGACGGAGTAGAGCGCCTGTTCGCGCGCACGGCACGCGGCATCGAGGCCGCGCGCCATGGCGGCGCGCCGCTGGACCTGCCGGATACCGTGCCCGCGCGACTGGCCTGGCTGGCGACGCTGGCCGCGCAGGACGGTGCCGCCGAAGCGGATCGCGCGAAGGTCGCGTCATGA
- a CDS encoding dihydroxyacetone kinase subunit DhaK: MKKLLNSPDRYVDDMLDGLAAAHPSLKRTGPEGRVIVRSEPPGKAKVGIASGGGSGHLPLFTGYVGAGLLDSCAIGDVFAGPNLDSCVAAIQAADMGRGVLRLYGNYGGDRMNFDLAGDMLGWDASRLTTVLGNDDVASAPAAERAKRRGVAGLIYAYKTAGASADAGADLQEVTRVARKTVDATRTIGCALSPCQVPGAQAPTFELGDGEMEMGMGIHGEPGIWRDRLKPADAVADELVARVLAETPDTATGRVAVLLNTLGATPLEELYILYRRIASGIASQGLDLRHRLVGHYATSMEMAGVSLSVLHLDDELEALLNAPADCPFWRVGR; this comes from the coding sequence ATGAAGAAACTGCTGAACTCTCCGGACCGCTATGTCGACGACATGCTCGACGGCCTTGCGGCCGCCCATCCATCCCTGAAGCGCACCGGACCCGAAGGCCGGGTGATCGTTCGATCCGAGCCGCCGGGCAAGGCCAAGGTCGGCATCGCGTCGGGCGGCGGATCGGGTCATCTTCCCTTGTTTACCGGCTATGTGGGCGCGGGGCTGCTCGATAGCTGCGCCATCGGCGACGTCTTTGCCGGGCCCAACCTGGACAGCTGCGTGGCGGCGATCCAGGCGGCCGACATGGGCCGCGGCGTGCTGCGTCTGTACGGCAACTACGGCGGCGACCGGATGAACTTCGATCTGGCCGGCGACATGCTGGGCTGGGACGCGTCGCGTTTGACTACGGTCCTGGGCAATGACGATGTGGCGAGCGCGCCTGCCGCCGAACGCGCCAAACGCCGCGGCGTGGCGGGGCTGATCTACGCCTACAAGACGGCGGGCGCCAGCGCCGATGCGGGCGCGGATCTGCAAGAGGTCACGCGGGTGGCGCGCAAGACGGTGGATGCGACGCGCACCATCGGCTGCGCGCTGTCGCCCTGCCAGGTCCCGGGCGCGCAAGCGCCCACGTTCGAGCTTGGCGACGGCGAAATGGAAATGGGCATGGGCATCCACGGCGAGCCGGGCATCTGGCGCGACCGCCTGAAGCCCGCGGATGCGGTGGCCGACGAACTCGTGGCGCGCGTGCTGGCCGAAACCCCGGACACCGCCACCGGACGCGTCGCGGTCCTGCTCAATACGCTGGGCGCGACGCCGCTCGAGGAACTTTACATCCTGTACCGGCGCATCGCTTCAGGCATCGCGTCCCAGGGCCTGGACTTGCGGCACCGGCTGGTCGGCCATTATGCGACGTCCATGGAGATGGCCGGCGTGTCGCTCAGCGTCCTGCATCTGGACGACGAACTCGAAGCGCTGCTGAACGCGCCGGCCGACTGCCCGTTCTGGCGCGTGGGCCGATGA
- a CDS encoding DAK2 domain-containing protein, with the protein MPETEARATEHAAMHDADGVQAAARTLNAESVRRAARVAQDVFSGPLEQTLNEADGRLGDGDTGVTLRRVFARVHAAAQETGGDLGELLGACGRAAAGATGSSLGTLCAVAMLQAGKACSGRTDLPWRDLGGLLQSLVPPLLERGQTQLGDKTVLDMLHAVAQAIANLDEPAAQARAAHAAARQTLDAFRGRPCRIGRARMFGERSVGMDDPGMLALAGLIAALDA; encoded by the coding sequence ATGCCGGAAACCGAAGCCCGTGCCACGGAACACGCCGCCATGCATGACGCCGATGGCGTCCAGGCCGCGGCCAGGACGTTGAACGCCGAGAGCGTGCGCCGGGCCGCGCGCGTGGCGCAGGATGTTTTCAGCGGCCCGCTGGAGCAGACGCTGAACGAAGCCGACGGCCGGCTCGGCGACGGCGATACCGGCGTGACGTTGCGCCGGGTCTTCGCCCGCGTGCATGCCGCCGCGCAGGAAACCGGCGGCGACCTGGGCGAACTGCTCGGCGCCTGCGGCCGCGCCGCCGCCGGCGCCACCGGATCCAGCCTTGGCACCTTGTGCGCCGTCGCCATGCTGCAGGCCGGCAAGGCCTGCTCGGGGCGCACGGACCTGCCCTGGCGCGATCTGGGCGGGCTGCTCCAAAGCCTGGTGCCGCCGCTGCTGGAGCGCGGCCAGACGCAACTGGGCGACAAGACGGTCCTCGACATGTTGCATGCCGTGGCGCAAGCCATTGCGAACCTGGACGAGCCGGCTGCACAGGCCCGCGCCGCGCACGCCGCGGCGCGCCAAACCCTGGACGCTTTTCGCGGCCGCCCCTGCCGCATCGGCCGGGCGCGCATGTTCGGCGAACGCAGCGTCGGCATGGACGATCCCGGCATGCTCGCGTTGGCCGGCCTGATCGCGGCGCTGGACGCCTGA
- a CDS encoding NAD(P)-dependent oxidoreductase gives MRTSAPCDNTPYNICRLDLWVDPVFDELVAASGVASLTVLPSRGDDARTLAGLRSAHAYHVSAAKDELPRPWFVSRELIRECPGLVCVSSSGAGFDTIDVEACTEAGIAVVNQAGMNAYSVAEMTFALLLALERRVVLSHNRLRTENGFTRESLMGHEIRGKRIGLIGIGQIGRRVAEIAKGFGMHVMAFDPLLDADTIRARGAEPADFETLLKHADIVSLHCPLDARTRGMFGAAQYAAMKPGALFLTTARGGIHDEDALHAALVSGHLGGAGLDVWLREPPGNDAPLLQLSNVVATFHTGGVTHEARRSVARGSAEQLLMMFRGERPPRLVNPEVWERAAARIAKLA, from the coding sequence ATGCGCACCTCAGCCCCTTGCGACAACACCCCTTACAACATCTGCCGGCTCGATCTGTGGGTCGATCCGGTTTTTGACGAGCTGGTCGCGGCTTCCGGCGTGGCCTCGCTGACGGTGCTGCCCAGCCGCGGCGACGATGCCCGCACCCTGGCCGGCCTGCGCAGCGCGCACGCCTACCATGTCTCGGCCGCCAAGGACGAACTGCCCCGCCCTTGGTTCGTATCGCGCGAATTGATCCGCGAATGTCCCGGACTGGTTTGCGTGTCTTCGTCGGGCGCGGGCTTCGACACCATCGACGTCGAGGCCTGCACGGAAGCCGGCATCGCGGTCGTGAACCAGGCCGGAATGAACGCGTATTCCGTGGCGGAGATGACCTTCGCGCTGCTGCTGGCGCTGGAGCGGCGCGTGGTTCTTTCGCACAACCGTCTGCGCACCGAAAACGGCTTCACGCGCGAATCGCTGATGGGCCATGAGATCCGCGGCAAGCGGATCGGCCTGATCGGCATCGGCCAGATCGGCCGGCGCGTTGCGGAAATCGCCAAGGGTTTCGGCATGCACGTCATGGCGTTCGATCCGCTGCTGGATGCGGACACGATCCGCGCGCGCGGCGCCGAACCGGCCGATTTCGAGACGCTGTTGAAGCACGCCGACATCGTCTCGCTGCACTGCCCGCTGGATGCCCGCACGCGCGGCATGTTCGGCGCGGCGCAATACGCGGCCATGAAACCGGGCGCCCTGTTCCTGACCACCGCGCGCGGCGGCATCCATGACGAAGACGCGCTGCACGCCGCGCTGGTGTCCGGCCATCTGGGCGGCGCCGGCCTGGACGTGTGGCTGCGCGAGCCGCCCGGCAACGATGCGCCCCTGCTGCAACTGTCCAACGTGGTGGCCACCTTCCATACCGGGGGCGTCACGCACGAGGCGCGCCGCAGCGTGGCGCGCGGTTCGGCCGAGCAGCTTCTGATGATGTTCAGAGGCGAACGTCCGCCGCGGCTCGTGAACCCGGAGGTCTGGGAACGGGCAGCGGCGCGCATTGCGAAGCTGGCCTAG
- a CDS encoding Bug family tripartite tricarboxylate transporter substrate binding protein has product MRALKRLAATAALAALAATAGAADLGGGPITFISPFPPGGGTDTLTRMVGAAISQDTGWNIVVENKPGAGGNLALDATARARPDGHTLVMAQTDNIVLNPWLYNKLPYDTFKDFKPVGLVASSPSVFVVLPDSPYKTLDDVVKAAKAKPGRVSLGIPGIGGSGDLIGYLWRKAAGMELMHVPYRGWAQAFPDLMSGRIDLYTGSVASLLPQIRGGKVRALAVVADERSPALPDVPTFAESGFNSITQTIWWGLMAPGKTPDDVVATLNTALNRSLEKPELIHKLEDAGYSVMKGTPQDLAQRYRADYETFGKVVQEAGIPKQ; this is encoded by the coding sequence ATGCGTGCATTGAAACGACTGGCCGCCACCGCGGCATTGGCGGCGCTGGCCGCGACGGCCGGCGCGGCCGACCTGGGCGGCGGGCCCATCACCTTTATCTCGCCATTCCCGCCCGGCGGCGGCACCGATACGCTGACCCGCATGGTCGGCGCGGCGATCAGCCAGGACACCGGCTGGAACATCGTGGTGGAGAACAAGCCGGGCGCCGGCGGCAACCTGGCCCTGGATGCGACGGCGCGCGCCCGGCCCGACGGGCACACCCTGGTCATGGCGCAGACCGACAACATCGTGCTGAACCCCTGGCTGTACAACAAGCTGCCTTACGACACCTTCAAGGACTTCAAGCCGGTCGGCCTGGTGGCCTCGTCGCCCAGCGTCTTCGTGGTGCTGCCCGATTCGCCGTACAAGACGCTGGACGATGTCGTGAAAGCCGCCAAGGCCAAGCCGGGCCGCGTGTCGCTGGGCATTCCGGGTATCGGCGGCAGCGGCGATTTGATCGGCTACCTGTGGCGCAAGGCCGCCGGCATGGAGCTGATGCACGTGCCGTATCGCGGCTGGGCCCAGGCCTTCCCGGACCTGATGAGCGGCCGCATCGACCTCTACACCGGCTCGGTCGCATCGCTGTTGCCGCAGATTCGCGGCGGCAAGGTGCGCGCCCTGGCCGTGGTGGCCGACGAACGGTCCCCGGCCTTGCCCGACGTGCCCACGTTCGCCGAAAGCGGTTTCAACTCCATTACCCAGACCATCTGGTGGGGCTTGATGGCGCCGGGCAAGACGCCGGACGACGTGGTCGCGACGCTGAACACCGCGCTGAACCGCAGCCTGGAAAAGCCGGAGCTGATCCACAAGCTGGAAGACGCCGGCTACAGCGTCATGAAGGGCACGCCGCAGGATCTGGCGCAGCGCTATCGCGCGGACTACGAAACCTTCGGCAAGGTCGTCCAGGAGGCCGGCATTCCCAAGCAGTAG
- a CDS encoding IclR family transcriptional regulator, with the protein MARTPAARRPSPDAVPPEKPARQSNPSQVMSFSKMLSILECYSRRDRALSVMQIAERTGLPRPTVHRLVASLRSIGFIEQDRDRERYRLGLKIFELGNVVLANMDLQREAEENIAALVRGTGLGVHLGVFDGFEIVMVKRAEPGGKQLNRIVTLESASVHCSATGKATLAYQPERIIERVIDQGLPAYTRNTITSPAILRQQLAQVRERGYSIDHGESEEWRHCVAAPIRNAAGRVFAAISLTGPRERLHADAEADFAALVRRNADDISRKLGYVADAVDAC; encoded by the coding sequence ATGGCCAGGACGCCCGCCGCGCGCCGCCCTTCCCCCGACGCCGTACCGCCGGAAAAACCGGCCAGACAAAGCAACCCCAGCCAGGTCATGTCGTTTTCCAAGATGCTGAGCATCCTGGAATGCTATTCGCGCCGCGACCGGGCCCTGAGCGTGATGCAGATCGCCGAACGCACCGGCCTGCCCCGGCCCACCGTCCACCGGCTGGTGGCGTCGCTGCGCAGCATCGGTTTCATCGAGCAGGACCGCGACCGCGAACGCTACCGCCTGGGCCTGAAGATTTTCGAGCTGGGCAACGTCGTGCTGGCGAATATGGACCTGCAGCGCGAGGCCGAAGAAAACATCGCCGCCCTGGTGCGCGGCACCGGGCTGGGCGTGCATCTGGGCGTGTTCGACGGCTTCGAAATCGTGATGGTCAAGCGGGCCGAGCCGGGCGGCAAGCAATTGAACCGCATCGTGACGCTGGAAAGCGCCTCGGTGCATTGCAGCGCCACGGGCAAGGCGACCCTGGCCTATCAGCCGGAACGCATCATCGAGCGCGTGATCGACCAGGGCCTGCCCGCCTACACGCGCAACACCATCACGTCGCCCGCCATCCTGCGGCAGCAACTGGCCCAGGTGCGCGAACGCGGCTACTCCATCGACCACGGCGAAAGCGAGGAGTGGCGCCATTGCGTCGCGGCGCCCATCCGCAATGCCGCCGGCCGAGTCTTCGCCGCCATCAGCCTGACCGGGCCGCGCGAACGCCTGCACGCGGATGCCGAAGCGGATTTCGCCGCGCTGGTGCGCCGCAACGCCGACGATATCTCCCGCAAGCTGGGCTACGTCGCGGACGCCGTCGACGCCTGTTGA
- a CDS encoding MFS transporter: MAHDLGTVGDRRQTTRSVLAGTIGTVVEYYDFTLYATATALVFNKIFFPSVDPLVGTIAAFSTFFVGYIARPLGGIVFGHFGDKFGRKGMLILTMLLMGIGTFAIGLVPAYDSIGVWAPVLLVVLRLLQGIGIGGEYGGGVLMAIEHAAPKRRGLVGSMVHIGVPAGFLLPIAFLGVLSTSLSEADFLAWGWRVPFLASLLLVGVGLFIRFSVHESPAFEQTRRDEGVATLPLVEVLRQHWHKVLLGIGAKVAESGLFNIYAVFAITYAVTQRGMPKAAALDAVLIGCVLECFTLPFFGWLSDRIGRVPVYVGGALFQAVLAFFFYGMADSGMTGLTVAIVLGLALGHGAMFGAQAAFFSELFPARIRYSGLSLVQQIGPILGGGLSPLVAASLLAGHPGDTMPISLYMAAIAVLSTLCAIGLGRLRGLTAGDARAGQPRSRSGSPTSAPTIKRV; encoded by the coding sequence ATGGCTCACGATCTCGGCACGGTGGGCGACCGCCGGCAAACCACGCGCAGCGTCCTGGCGGGCACCATCGGCACTGTCGTCGAATACTACGACTTCACGCTGTACGCCACGGCCACCGCCCTCGTCTTCAACAAGATCTTCTTTCCCAGCGTCGATCCCCTGGTGGGCACGATCGCGGCTTTCTCCACCTTCTTCGTCGGCTACATCGCCCGGCCGCTGGGCGGCATTGTCTTCGGCCATTTCGGCGACAAGTTCGGCCGCAAGGGCATGTTGATCCTGACCATGCTGTTGATGGGAATCGGCACCTTCGCGATCGGTCTGGTGCCGGCCTACGACAGCATCGGCGTGTGGGCGCCCGTCCTGCTGGTAGTGCTCCGGCTGCTGCAAGGCATCGGCATCGGCGGCGAGTACGGCGGCGGCGTGCTGATGGCGATCGAACACGCGGCGCCGAAGCGGCGCGGCCTGGTCGGCAGCATGGTCCATATCGGCGTACCGGCAGGCTTTCTGCTGCCGATCGCCTTCCTGGGCGTGCTGTCGACCAGTCTTTCCGAGGCCGATTTCCTGGCCTGGGGCTGGCGCGTGCCTTTCCTGGCCAGCCTGCTGCTGGTCGGCGTCGGGCTGTTCATCCGCTTCAGCGTTCATGAAAGCCCGGCTTTCGAGCAGACGCGCCGCGATGAGGGCGTCGCCACCCTCCCCCTTGTCGAAGTGCTGCGCCAGCATTGGCACAAGGTGCTGCTGGGCATCGGGGCCAAGGTCGCGGAAAGCGGGCTGTTCAATATCTATGCCGTCTTTGCGATTACCTACGCGGTCACGCAGCGCGGCATGCCCAAGGCCGCGGCGCTGGACGCGGTGCTGATCGGCTGCGTGCTGGAATGCTTCACGCTGCCCTTCTTCGGCTGGCTGTCGGATCGCATCGGCCGCGTGCCGGTCTACGTGGGCGGCGCGCTGTTCCAGGCCGTGCTGGCGTTCTTCTTCTACGGCATGGCCGATAGCGGCATGACGGGGCTGACCGTGGCGATCGTGCTTGGGCTGGCGCTGGGCCATGGCGCGATGTTCGGCGCCCAGGCGGCGTTCTTCTCGGAGCTTTTCCCGGCGCGCATCCGCTATAGCGGCCTGTCGCTGGTGCAGCAGATCGGGCCGATCCTGGGCGGCGGCCTTTCGCCCCTGGTGGCAGCCAGCCTGCTGGCTGGCCATCCGGGAGACACCATGCCCATCTCGCTGTACATGGCCGCCATCGCGGTGCTGTCCACGCTGTGCGCCATCGGCCTGGGCCGCCTGCGCGGCCTCACCGCCGGCGATGCGCGTGCCGGCCAGCCGCGCAGCCGATCGGGCTCCCCCACTTCCGCTCCCACCATCAAGCGCGTATGA
- a CDS encoding OmpA family protein, with product MSANPTRTSWIDIAAQRKAEEERRRRDRRQAIHRNRYERWHVPETLDREPDNWLMTYLDLITLLLALFVVMLALTRLGPGLSAHPPEVAAGVTLAKLPPAPDPAWAKDLPAIPAAWADLPDSEPAEPAVTAPAEPLEKPAKPVKMPTAEQLGLTELGKSVDVQINRQSVSFRISNELLFTSGQATLSKEGVPLIKKLATVINRSKYPVSVEGHSDNVPILTRQFASNWDLSASRATSVLRELVNDGVDPQRLRAVGYADTKPLESNDTPAGRAANRRVELIMRIDPSAPQ from the coding sequence ATGAGCGCCAACCCGACCCGCACGTCGTGGATCGACATCGCGGCGCAGCGCAAGGCGGAAGAAGAACGCCGTCGCCGCGACCGGCGTCAGGCCATCCATCGCAATCGCTACGAGCGCTGGCATGTGCCGGAAACCCTGGACCGGGAGCCGGACAACTGGCTGATGACTTATCTGGACCTGATCACGCTGCTGCTGGCCTTGTTCGTCGTCATGCTGGCCCTGACCCGGCTCGGCCCCGGCCTGTCGGCGCACCCGCCGGAAGTGGCCGCCGGCGTCACCTTGGCGAAGCTGCCGCCCGCGCCCGATCCCGCGTGGGCCAAGGACCTGCCGGCCATCCCCGCGGCGTGGGCCGATCTGCCCGACTCGGAACCGGCGGAGCCGGCCGTCACCGCACCGGCCGAGCCCCTGGAAAAGCCCGCCAAGCCGGTCAAGATGCCCACCGCCGAACAGCTGGGCCTGACGGAGCTCGGCAAATCGGTCGACGTGCAGATCAATCGCCAGTCCGTCAGCTTCCGCATCAGCAACGAGCTGCTGTTCACCTCGGGCCAGGCCACCCTCAGCAAGGAAGGCGTGCCGCTGATCAAGAAGCTCGCGACGGTGATCAACCGCAGCAAGTATCCGGTGTCGGTGGAAGGCCACAGCGACAACGTGCCGATTCTGACGCGGCAATTCGCATCGAACTGGGACCTGTCGGCCAGCCGCGCCACATCGGTGCTGCGGGAGCTGGTCAACGACGGCGTGGACCCGCAACGCCTGCGCGCCGTCGGCTATGCCGACACCAAGCCGCTGGAAAGCAACGACACGCCGGCGGGCAGGGCGGCAAACCGGCGCGTCGAGCTGATCATGCGCATCGATCCCAGCGCGCCGCAATAA